Genomic DNA from Nitratidesulfovibrio vulgaris str. Hildenborough:
CCCGTGCTCGCGCGGGCTGCCGTGGCAGCAGGGGTCGATGGCGTGTTCCTCGAGTGCCACCCCGACCCCGACAAGGCGTTGTGCGACGGCCCCAACAGCTGGCCTCTTGACAGGCTGCCCGCCCTGTTGAAGGAACTTTCGGCCCTCTGGAGCCTCGAACATGTCTGTTGAGTCGATGGCCCGCAAGGTCTCTCTCCTCGTGCTCGACATCGACGGAGTGATGACCGATGGCGGGCTTTATTATGACGATGAAGGCCGGGTTTCGAAGCGTTTCAATGTGCAGGACGGGCTGGGCATAAAGCTTGCCCAGTCTGTGGGACTGCATGTGGCCGTCATTACGGGACTCGCCTCCGAGGCCGTGGCGCAGAGGGTGCGCGGTCTGGGCATCGAGGACTATTACGCAGGATATCTGCGCAAGACCGAGTCGCTTGATGCCATTCGCATGAAATACGGCCTTGAGTGGGAACAGGTCGCCTATGTCGGTGACGACTGGGTCGATTTCGGCCCCATGAAGCTGGTCGGATTCCCCGTAGCCGTCGCCAATGCCCAGCCCGAGGTCAAGGCGCTTGCGAAGTACGTGACCGCGGCCCGGGGTGGAGAAGGCGCGGTGCGTGAGGTCGTGCGCCTTATCCTTGCCAGCCGGGGAGTGCTCGATGAGCTTGCCGCATCATGGATGGAACGGGCATGAGACGGCTGCTGGTCGTACTGGTCGCCCTTGCTGTTCTTGGCACTGCGGGCTATGCCGCGTGGCGTCATTTCCTTGCGCCCCCGAAGGTCCCAACGAAGGAACAGGCCCGCGACGCCCTTGAAGAGGCTGTCGGACTCGCCCTTAAAGGCGTAGAACTCGTTCAGGGCGAGAAAGGCGT
This window encodes:
- a CDS encoding KdsC family phosphatase, with protein sequence MSVESMARKVSLLVLDIDGVMTDGGLYYDDEGRVSKRFNVQDGLGIKLAQSVGLHVAVITGLASEAVAQRVRGLGIEDYYAGYLRKTESLDAIRMKYGLEWEQVAYVGDDWVDFGPMKLVGFPVAVANAQPEVKALAKYVTAARGGEGAVREVVRLILASRGVLDELAASWMERA